In the genome of Populus trichocarpa isolate Nisqually-1 chromosome 10, P.trichocarpa_v4.1, whole genome shotgun sequence, the window TTTCCTCAACTTTTAGATAAAGTAGCAAACTTGGGAAAGAAAGGGAAGCAACCATGGTTAGAGCTTGgaaggtttaaaaaaaactcttctaaTCTAGCAGGTGATGTCAATGAGGCACATCTTTGGCTCTTCATTGCATGTTCCAGTggtgttttgaatttgtttttggtgatACATTATATtaatcttgtatttttattaatttatgaaatgttgtttttctttgcttaattttgattttagttgTTTGTTACTATTTACTGGCTGTTTAGGAAATGCgttgatgtttattttgttgaaataaaatagtttttgtatTCTATCAAATATGACAGTAGGTGTTTGATGCTTTTGCTTTggtttattaatgtattttcttgGTTCCTGAGCTTGATTTGGATCTCAAGTTTTATAGAAAgttagttttgaattaaaatttgatgttGTTGTTGGCTGTCATTGGGGTTGTAGTTATGAAGGTGGAATctaatgaataattttaatgatttgatgtttttttattagttctttTGATTCGACTATGTTAAGTGTTGATAATATGGTTCGTAAGGATCAAAAACAATGTGTTTAAAGGTCTAGAAGGCCATTTCTAAGGTTTAAcaatgttttgggttttttctagGTTATTGAGCAATGTTCTTCGTGTTTAGGGAAAGAACATTGTCTTAGCTTTATGATTTGGAATAGTTTTGGTCCATTTATTTACACTAAACACTTCGTGACATTTGACTAGTTAATAATTTAAGGTTTATTGGCattaataataagtttttaatggGTTTAAATCCTAGTGTTTTGGTTTATAACCGAAACTTATTTAGACCAAATTATGATGTTTCTTTGATAATCAAAGTGAATGGATACTAGATTAttgatccttgcatgatttATAACATGTTTGTGGCCTTGTTTTGATCATATTTGGTATGTTTGGAGAGTCATGTTGCTGGAATTGGTTTGAATGTTCTTCGTATTCTTCATTTTACATTCACCTTCTAGGATAGGTGAACCCTATTAGGAAACCTACATGGACtctttttataaagatttatttatgcATACAAGCCTCTAATAAATTCAAGATGTCAGTTTTGTTCAAGAGTGTAAATCTTTGTTCAGAGTCATAAACAGATCACTGGTTAGGAACCCATCAACACCTTTAAACCACATTCAGACCACACAATTCAAGATGTCAGGTAAGGTCCGTTAGGGGTCCTAATACATTCTCTAGCCACAATCAGTCCATTACATTGGAATTTCTAATAAGATCAATTCACTCAGGTCTCCTAGTGACCCTAAACCAAATAACTAAGTGCTGACTCCCTGACCTCGACGTCCTTCCAAGCTGCGTGCTCACATATGACACAGGGTACTACCAAACCTTTATGCATCTAGAAGATGAGAAaaagacttattttttttattaaaggaaTAACTTTTTGCTACAAGGCAGTGCCATTTGGCTTGAAAAATACAGGGGTTACTTATCAGTGTATGATCAAAAAGGTGTTCAAGCACCAAATTAGGAGGATCATAGAAGGTTATGTGGATGACATGCTAGTGAAAAGCATGACTTTTGAACAACATTTGAATGACCTAAAAGAGGTTTTCTATTTTGGAAAGATGTTAGATGAAGTTGAATCCCTCAAGTGTGTTTTCTCCATCAAAGAAGGATACTTCTTTGGTTTCCTAGTAAGTAACTCATTAAACCCAATATCCCTGGGTTCACCTACATGCTAAGACCAAGAGGATGTGGTTCTCGCGAGTTGTCAGACCCAATATCATTGAGCTTAGTTATATGTTAAGCCCAAGTAGACATAGGTGTAACGAGTTTCTAGACCCAATGTTTTAGGGTTTAACCTTGTATGAAGCCCAATCAATTATGGGTCTGGCAAGCTGGCAGACCTAACGTTCTTAGATTCAACCACGTGTTAAAGCCCAAATGGACACTGGTCTAAAAAGCTGCCAGATCCAATGTCTTTGGGTTTAACCACATGCTGAGCCCAAATCGACATGGGCTTGGTGAGTTACCTGACCAGATGTTATTGGGTTCAGTTATATGCTGAGCCCAAGCAAACACGGGTCTAGCGAGCTACCAGACCAAATATCATTGGGTTTAACTACATGTTGAGCCTAGGTGGACATAGATCTAACAAACTACCCAACCCAATGCCCTTGGGCTTATCTACATGCCAATCATAAATGGGTATGGGTCTAGGATCGTTGTCAGACCTATCGACCATGAGCTTGGTTTCCTAGTAAGCAGCTCATTAGACCCAACATCCCCGGGTTCACCTACATGTTAAGACCAAAAAGACTTGGTTCTGGCAAGCTGTCAGACCCAATGTCATTGGGCTCAACTACATGCTAAGCCTAAGTGGACGTGGGTATAGCAAGTTTTCAAATCTAATGTTTTTAGGTTTAGCCACGTGTGAGCCCAAGCAGTTGTGGGTCTAATGAGCTGCTAAACCTAACGTCCTTGGATTCAGCCACATGCCAAGCCCAAATGGACATGGGTCTAGGCTCGTTGCCAGACCTATCGACTATAAGCTTGGTCGTGTGCCAAACATGAATGGCTAAAGGTCTGGAGATCATTATATGCCCCGTGTTGGGCCATAAAGCTCTGTTGGGCCATAAAATGTTAATGTCAAAGTTATTCATCTCTCTACACCTATAGGTGTATAAAAATCTCTCAAAGGCCAACCATATTCTCATCTCATTAATATCATGTAAGGATTATTTGTCctttattaaatattgtgtAAGGGATATTTGTCTCATGTTAATGTTGTGTAAGAGGTATTTATCCCCCATTAATGCTATCAGGAGGAAATGACTTTCTAATCATTCCACTCCAGCAAAATAACAAGGTTAAGGGGTTATGAATACTCCTAAACCACTTAGATAAAGGGTTCATAGTCTTTATTCTctacaaaaatatcttttttgatttcatagcatttatcacatcaaaacttagaacaaacactcttgttactaataataaatgtttaatctCTCATTTGTTGTGACCATTTGCTTAAAggttaatgattttattatttaagagtCATCaaattccaccaaaaaagaCTATTTTGTAGGTTATAGGCTTTCTACAACAAGCTACAAAATTcataaaccatgaaaaataaactatcTTGTTAGAAtctataattaattcataatacaaccatcaaaaaacatatttcacatCATCAATTAAAAGTGTCTAAATACATGCATGCAACCTAACAGTATGTATAAATGTGCTTATATCATATAAAACATGCAAGGCATGAGAGGAGGGAGGCGGGCTTAATAGAGCACTATTACCACTTTCCTTGTCTCATTTTCTCTTCGGTTATTTTAGTTgtgtttattataatatatgctcttgtttatttatgtttcactGAAATCATGAatgtaaaaacaatatttttgaatttttatgagTGTTTTATAGATCCCATTAATTAATTGGAGATTGtgtgaaaaagaaattattttttaaatattttaaaatacttttttcatGATTGGATTTATTGGATTATCGCAAATCACTTGCCATAGCATTATTCTACctacttttattaattttgcaacataTCTCTTGAGTTATGTCATTTTTCACAATTGTGTTAAAAATTATAGGATTTGTATGAAAACCTAATAAGAATTAtggtaaaatattatatattttattttaaaatagttatttaaaatttatataattaattttcttttaaatctagATTGTAATTACTTGTGTAGATTATATTctatttctaaaacttattggTAGCAGGTTatacttaatttctaaaatttattcgTAATCATAATCATGGATCATCCCAGCGTCTGTACGCATACCATATTACTCATAAACTCAATGCTGCTGCAATGAGAGAAGCGACAAATCATTTTATTGGAACCCACGATCTCTCTGCTTCTGTCAATTCATCACGCAACGATGGGATGGCAAATCCAGTGAAGATGGGTTGGTTTCTTTGTTGGGATCCCAGATTGTACATGCTCTTCTTGAATATCTCCTTTTGAGTTCTTTGATCATAATCGTAAATACTGGTCTTTAAAAAGGACTCTTCACTCTTATAATCCACGGAGCTCTGCTCCTGCAAGAAGTCGAAGGCTCAGGTTTCATGTACAAGACAAGTGCGGAAAAACATGGTAAATCATAGTATTTCTTAGAAATCTGCATCATGAAGTTAGCTTTTATATGTTTGAATGTAGTTATCAGGACTTTGCCATTTGAATGCTGCTCAGTTTTTGGGAGGACAGTATGAGCTAGTTCTTGGATATGGCTTCTGAAAATTGACAAGCCATATTCTGCCGATCACTTTTATAGGTTGCTTTGCTGCTCCAAGTTGGAAAGGAACAATTCCTCCTGATATTGTCCCAAAGATTCCGCTAAATACACATTATCTGCCCCACCTCACCTCACGGGCTGTCTTGTAGCCGTTAGGTGTAACGAAGAGCATCTGCGGCTTCCTTCAGGTTGCCCTACAACCAGTCTTGGTAGGCACCACAGCATAAGATTAAAGACTTGTTTGTTACCAAAACACCTTCAAGGGGCAAGAGaaggaaatgaaaattgttCAATTCTAAAGATTGAATGCAATTCTACtttgttgttgaaaaattaGTGAAGATTTGTGCTGTTTGTAGCCATTTGATCATCTAATTCTGTTATTCAAAACAGCTCTTTAAGTGCTTGTTTCTAAAAAAGTTTACTAAGGTATTGCAAATCAGACATCATGAAAGCTAAGACTAATCCATATTTTACTGAGTTCTGAAGAACTTGATGCACCATGGACATCATGGGAGTTGGAACCATGGCTTATCTCTGATGTTGAAAAAGGCCCGTTTAAAGCTTCCAAGTTAaatctcaaaacaatatttcaCAAACTATGCTTGCGCAATTTCTCCATTGCCATACAGTTTACTGGAGCATTAGGCAGTTATATATCTTGTCAAACACACATGTATTCTGATTATGTAAATTTCTGCAGTAGATCAAATGAGAAACCGTGCAATTCTCCATTAATAGGTTTCAAGAATGCATCCTCGCTTTTGTGGAACACCGGTCACCAGCCCCTGAGGAGAAACCATGGTTTACTGCTGCGTGATTCTCCATGTCGCAGGTCATAATGCTCTAGCCATTGGACATTACAATCATTATTTCACTGGAGAGGGTAATCTTGCAGACCATCTTTTAGTTTTATGTGAAGCATTTATACTTGCCGCACGTGATTTATCTGTATAAATACAGAAATTCGTTTCATGTTTGGCCAGAGAAGAAAGGAAGTGCTGAGCTTCCACTAATCCATTCAAGTCCTAGAGACCTTACATACTGACCTTCCATTAAAGCTTAACCATAGAAGGTTCCAAGGAGACATAAACAGTATTTTATTCATTCTGGAAAGTATTGTCTTGAATAGAAATGCAGAATTTACAACTTTCATTAAGTTGGATTACTCAACAATAAACGTGAATCATTGAAGTCATCTTCATAACTTTGATAAATGGTGGCAAAAGTTTACAATGGGAACTGCCTTCTTAAATGAACCAAGTAACACGAGGAGAAAAACTGAATTTCCATGCATTCAGCAGAAAATACTGGAAATATAGCATCCTTAGGTGGTACAGAGACAGTTAGGTTTCAAAAAAGCGAAGTTCTACCATGAATTCCCGATGCTTTGGTGAATACCAAGCAACAGCCTTTGCTGAACCAAGGACATGCAAAGCATACTCAATGGCAAATACTGGATCATCCACACACATATGCCAATCTTTGTTCTTCCAATCAATCTCAACTCCAGAATCAACTCTAAAACTGAAAGGTCCTGCTATCTGCAACCAATGTGGAAAGATATAGTTCCACGAAAGAGGTTAGGAGTGCATGAAGGAAgaggaaaatgagaaaaaagaagatattttcTTGCTAATATTTAAAAAGCAGTTGACCAGCAGCATGCAAGTGCTGACATTAACTTGTTAGACTGTAGTACATGTTCAATGCTTCTACAGGAAACATACAACTAAAAGAAGTTCCTATTAAAAACAGTGACCTTAAAGCAAATCTTGAAATAACAAAGAATAGACTTGATTTAACAACTTCGCTTTTGTTGCCTTTAGTTTCATCTGCTAATATGCCATCGTATTTTGGAAAAGACAGCCATGCTAGAAGCACCTACCTGCTGCTGAAAAGAAACGGTTGCCTTGGGGCAAATTGCCTGAACTGTTTCCATGGTTGGCCGTTGAGAATTACAAAAGTCTTGTGCTAATCTGATGGCACCTGAAAGAAATTTGGAAGCAGAAGGGAAATCCAGGCGTGCATGAAATCGAGTAAGATCTAATAATAGTCTTTGGAAGTTTCCGTGCTGAGCAGTAAATGAAACAGATGAAAATGTATCAACTAATAAGGTGGATTTTACAGCAGGAGCATGAAGACAGAAGCCTTCAAACTGCTGAGATTCATCTACCACTTGTGGCCGAACTGAATTATCCCCAAAACAGGCCATCACAGCAGCACCTGTATGCGTTCAAATATCAGTAAGAGATGCAGATAAATGATTTACATCTGAAATGGCAGATGGGAGCCGAAACTATGAAGCAATAACTGCTAAAAGCCTACAACAACTTCCATAGCACGTTTGTCCAAGGCTCCAACCAAAGATAGGGCTTTAGCTTCATTACTAGATATGTACAGAACTCATATTTACATCTGCAGTAAGCCTCTAAACTTCATACTGATGCAAATGCAGGTCATTTTCATGATGTATATTTAAGGAAACAATTGTTTGAATAGAGAAAATGAGAAAGCGCCTATAATTTATAGGGATGCCCCCATGCCACTCATCCAGTCTGGTTCGTAATTAGCATACAGAAAATATGTTAAGAACTTGCAATTTACCAATGACCCCTGAAGCCGAAATGTGAGGATTGGAGAGAAAAATATCAAAGGGCTGCACCATCTTCAACTTCTGAGCATTGCTTCTCCAAATCTCAACATTTTTCTTTAAGGAAAAAGCACTTTTCAAAGAGATACCAGGAAGTAGTGTAGCAGGAACCTCAACGGTCTCATCACCTCCAAGCTGCATAGGCTGACCGGCACTATGATGCATACAGAAATGATAACTAGCACCAGAGTCAGAAGCAAGAGACGCCAGATCAATGGCCATGGAGAAAGGTACATCCCAATAATTACCGGCCTTGTCAATGTAAAGTCCAGGCCAAACTGCCTCCACATTTAAATTGTGATTTGGGAACTGCAAACACATGAAAATAACACTCAAAATTGCAGAAAGTGAAAAGCATAGtggcaaaaattaaataaaacaaacaaacacatgccTTATGATGAAAGATTGCTTTCTTACGAGGTTTCTTATTGTTATCATCACCATAAAAATCCAAGCTCAAGAGAAGGGTATCACAAGGACTTAACAAGAGCTCTGAACAAAATCCAAGTGCATATAAGGACTTATCCTCAAGATGTTTCCTAATGTTCTCTAGGCGTGAAGATTGCAAGGCTccattctttttaaaagaagagACAAACTTCTGCAAATTGAATTGAGCTAGTAATGTAGCAAAcctgcatgtttttttaaacgTTTTGACCTTAAGAACATCACAACCAAACATCTACtttaatcatcaacgaaaacaaaaaaagatggaaTCTTTTCTCAAAGGGGTGGTGAAATTATACCAGTCTTGAGTGAAAGGAAGAGCGAGAACACGTTGGAGAGACAAGCCATGGGAGGAAGCAGAATAAGAAGGGATGAAAGGAGCGAACATAAAACGCTGAAAGAAGTCAATCTGCTTGGGTCTTGATAGTCTTGTACCTCTTGAAACACCCAATGGAAGTGGTTCTCCTGGCACTGCCCGTCCTTCTCCTTCAAGGGTTCTGGGTGTGGACCTGTCCAGATCCCAAAACCCTCCATCCATTGCCCATCTTAGCTTGTTCATTGCCTTTCTCTGATTTTTGTGTGTACTACCTTCCACAGCTGGGGGGTTTCGCTGTCACTGCTTCAACTCCTTTTAGCACTTGTGATTTTTTCCATATTTAACCACTACAAGTCTTTCCATGGACGACATGTCGTTTTTAACACCTTAAACCCGGTCAGTCCAAGAACAGGTCACAAGTTGAGCGAATTAAAATGGGTTAATCTAAAATTACACTgctttaaaaagttttaaaaaataaaatgacatcttttaaaagaatattaaaaaattaaaacagattTTAACTTGATCACGAGATACTTGACCGATCAACCAagtataatcaaataaatttttactcggtttaatttaaaacttaaccAAATCCcaggataattatttttataattttattcatcatCCACTGCTCTGATGTGCTTGGTTTGATGgtcatattatgtttttatatgttttttttttgttattgaagtTCAAAATCTTAAGCatattatgaaaaaagaatttcttaactaatagatttattttttttatacatgaaaGATGATcgatttgatataataataagatTATGTTTAACGCCATTAATATCCAACGGTTGTGAGCCATCAGGCTTCCTGCCACCGCTATGATCACCAGGGTTTTGGGTGGGTTTTacagtttcttttttcttgagtaAATCATAAATTAGTAACTTTAATTTTACCAAACGaattaaataattctttgaGGTTTACTctatacacacacataaaaaaaaaaaaaaaaaaaaaacttgatcatTGTTTCATTGCGAACTCTCTcacactttattattattattttaccctctataattaaaactttataacttgtttttatgggtaatataatctttttaaCAGGACACATTTATTATTACagaattgaatgaaaataaaaaagttttttaaccTTTTGTTTGCAAAGTGTGACATCTAAAATACTCTAAAAGTTGAATTTCCTTAACTTCTTGGGCaagggtattttttttgtttttaatccttCTTAGAATAGTGTAACTactaaagtatttttaaacgtaaaaaaaaaaaatctacaacttAGATTAAGGGGCTTTTAGGCcttttgttatggttttttttattaatatcatgtgGAGTCAAGGACACTTCAGTCTttcacaaattaaattataaaaaaaagaagagaaaagttgTTGGGGGCGTGCGACGCACGCACCAGCATGTGGGAGGAGTCTATGTCCTTTGGACAGCATGCGCAGCGCTTCTCggcataaaaaacaactatctGTCATTTTGGACGATGGTTCACATAGAGGCACATAAACGAGAGCGGCACGTGTAAGCCATATTGCAGTGATTAAGTggtggttagtttttttttttttctctctttcttctcctaAGAAAATATGCCAACCCATCCAAATTTAAGAATTgtcctccattttctttttatttcaattgcaacgttcttttgattgctctttatttattttgactcatattttttttatttttttatttcacccctTAAACATTTTGTCctatttagtatttatatcaaatttgatcctcattcttttgattattatttttttaaaaaaaatctattttcaatttcatcccttatcatttgatttaatttaatttttatttaagatttgatccttattcttttaattgttttttttctttggttc includes:
- the LOC7496485 gene encoding protein TRIGALACTOSYLDIACYLGLYCEROL 4, chloroplastic, with protein sequence MNKLRWAMDGGFWDLDRSTPRTLEGEGRAVPGEPLPLGVSRGTRLSRPKQIDFFQRFMFAPFIPSYSASSHGLSLQRVLALPFTQDWFATLLAQFNLQKFVSSFKKNGALQSSRLENIRKHLEDKSLYALGFCSELLLSPCDTLLLSLDFYGDDNNKKPRKKAIFHHKFPNHNLNVEAVWPGLYIDKAGNYWDVPFSMAIDLASLASDSGASYHFCMHHSAGQPMQLGGDETVEVPATLLPGISLKSAFSLKKNVEIWRSNAQKLKMVQPFDIFLSNPHISASGVIGAAVMACFGDNSVRPQVVDESQQFEGFCLHAPAVKSTLLVDTFSSVSFTAQHGNFQRLLLDLTRFHARLDFPSASKFLSGAIRLAQDFCNSQRPTMETVQAICPKATVSFQQQIAGPFSFRVDSGVEIDWKNKDWHMCVDDPVFAIEYALHVLGSAKAVAWYSPKHREFMVELRFFET